One segment of Chionomys nivalis chromosome 3, mChiNiv1.1, whole genome shotgun sequence DNA contains the following:
- the Hpd gene encoding 4-hydroxyphenylpyruvate dioxygenase — protein sequence MTTYTNKGPKPERGRFLHFHSVTFWVGNAKQAASFYCNKMGFEPLAYRGLETGSREVVSHVIKQGKIVFVLCSALNPWNKEMGDHLVKHGDGVKDIAFEVEDCEHIVQKARERGAKIVREPWVEEDKFGKVKFAVLQTYGDTTHTLVEKINYTGRFLPGFEAPVYKDTLLPKLPRCNLEVIDHIVGNQPDQEMVSASEWYLKNLQFHRFWSVDDTQVHTEYSSLRSIVVANYEESIKMPINEPAPGKKKSQIQEYVDYNGGAGVQHIALKTDDIITAIRHLRERGMEFLAVPSSYYKLLRENLKTAKIQVKESMDLLEELKILVDFDEKGYLLQIFTKPMQDRPTLFLEVIQRHNHQGFGAGNFNSLFKAFEEEQALRGNLTDLETNGVRSGK from the exons ATG ACGACCTATACCAACAAAGGACCAAAG cCCGAGCGAGGCCGGTTCCTCCATTTCCACTCTGTGACCTTCTGGGTTGGCAATGCCAAACAG GCTGCCTCCTTCTACTGCAACAAGATGGGCTTTGAGCCGTTGGCCTACAGGGGCCTGGAGACGGGTTCCCGGGAGGTGGTCAGCCACGTCATCAAGCAAGGAAAA ATCGTGTTTGTTCTCTGTTCCGCTCTCAACCCCTGGAACAAAG AGATGGGTGACCACCTGGTGAAGCACGGTGATGGGGTGAAGGACATCGCATTCGAGGTGGAGGACTGTGAGCACATCGTGCAG AAAGCTCGGGAACGGGGAGCCAAAATTGTGAGGGAGCCCTGGGTGGAGGAAGACAAGTTCGGGAAGGTGAAGTTCGCTGTGCTACAGACG TATGGAGATACCACACACACCCTGGTGGAGAAGATCAACTACACTGGCCGTTTCTTACCTGGATTCGAGGCCCCAGTGTACAAGGACACCCTCCTTCCAAAACT GCCCAGATGCAACCTCGAGGTCATCGACCATATTGTAGGCAACCAACCCGACCAGGAAATGGTATCTGCCTCAGAATG GTATCTGAAAAACCTCCAGTTCCACCGCTTCTGGTCCGTGGATGACACGCAGGTGCACACGGAATACAGCTCTCTGCGCTCCATCGTGGTGGCCAACTACGAGGAGTCCATCAAGATGCCCATTAACGAACCAGCGCCGGGCAAGAAGAAGTCACAGATCCAG gaATATGTGGACTACAATGGGGGTGCCGGGGTCCAACACATCGCTCTCAAGACGGACGACATCATCACAGCG ATTCGCCACTTGAGGGAGCGAGGCATGGAGTTCTTGGCTGTCCCGTCTTCTTACTACAAGCTGCTGCGGGAGAATCTCAAGACAGCCAAGATCCAGGTGAAGGAGAGCATGGACCTGCTAGAG GAGCTGAAAATCCTGGTAGACTTCGACGAGAAAGGCTATCTCCTTCagatcttcaccaagcccatGCAGGACCGGCCCACACTCTTCCTGGAAGTCATTCAGCGCCACAACCATCAG GGCTTCGGAGCAGGCAATTTCAATTCCCTGTTCAAGGCTTTCGAAGAGGAGCAAGCCCTACGGGGCAACCTCACCGACCTGGAGACCAACGGAGTGAGGTCGGGAAAGTAG